The following DNA comes from Rhodothermales bacterium.
ACGTTCGTTTTTGCTCACACGTCGTTGCTATTCTCGTAGCGCTCTCCCTGGTGGACTCGCACTCGTCGTTTTTCTTGTAGCCGCGTTCGCGCCTCCCGCGGAGGACTCCGCGAACCGCGTCGATCCTGAAAAGAAGCTGGCCACGGTCTCGAAGGTGCCGGCGTACGAAGCCATTTTACTTGGCGAGGCGGCGCTGTGGCCCGGTAAATCAACGATGCCGGCGACGGACGACAGCCTCAAATACGCCCGCTGGGTGGACTCGGTGCACGCCGCACTGGATCTGGAGGAGCGTTTCCCGTCCGCGAACACGTGCGCGAACTGCCATCCCGATCACTTCAAAGAGTGGTCCGTTTCGTCGCATGCTTATGCCCAGCTGAGCCCGGTATTTAATGCGATGCACGGGAAGATCCTCAAGCTCACCAACGGGACCAATGGGGACTTCTGCATCCGGTGCCACACGCCAGTGGGGATGAACTTGGGCGAGCCGGAGTACATGACGAACATGGATCGTCATCCCACGTCGCGCGAAGGCATAACCTGTATTGCCTGTCACCGAATATCCGAAGGCTACGGAAAAGTCAGCGGCCGCCTGGCCATTGTGGAGGGGGATATTTTTGACCCGGTGTTTGGTTCGCTCGGCAATGAGATCCTGACGGAGGTTACCGCCGACGACAGCGGGTACAGCGTCAACACCGAGCGCGGTAAGTCGGGGCGTTCCATCCACACCGATGCGAAGCAACTCCCGCAGATCACTACCTCGGCTTTTTGCGGTGCCTGCCACGACGTCAATCTGGTAAACGGGTTTCGGCTGGAGGAGGCCTTTAGTGAGTACAAAGCGGCGGACGCGGCCCGGAATAATATATCCTGCCAGGACTGCCACATGGGTCTCGAGCCCGGAAAGGCCTCTGGCTACGCCACCGGACCTGCCGCCATCGTAGGGGGTAAGCCGACCCGCGACCGCAAGCGCACGAACCATATGTTCGCCGGCCCGGACTATTCGATCGTCCACCCCGGCTTCTTCCCGCACAACGTGCGCGCCGCGGAGATGGCGACGATCCGAGAATGGCTCACCTTCGAAACAGAAGCCGGCTGGGGAACGGACGCCTTCGAGGACAACATCCCGGCAGGGTTCGTTTTCCCGGAGCGTTGGACCTTCGCCGATGACCGGTACGACGCCCGGGAAATTCTCAACGAGAATCAGGTGTTGTTGGATAAGATCGCCGAGCAGCGCCTGACGATCCTGCGTGTCGGCTACGTGCTCGGAGACGTCGAACTGGAGAAGTCGGGGCCTGGCGGCATATCGTTCAAGGTAGAAGTGTCGAACGGCACCGACGGCCACAACGTACCCACCGGGTTCGACGCCGAGCGCCTCGTCTTCCTCGAAGTCACCGTAACCGACGCGAATGGCAACGTCGTTTTTGTGT
Coding sequences within:
- a CDS encoding multiheme c-type cytochrome, with amino-acid sequence MRQLVRSFLLTRRCYSRSALPGGLALVVFLVAAFAPPAEDSANRVDPEKKLATVSKVPAYEAILLGEAALWPGKSTMPATDDSLKYARWVDSVHAALDLEERFPSANTCANCHPDHFKEWSVSSHAYAQLSPVFNAMHGKILKLTNGTNGDFCIRCHTPVGMNLGEPEYMTNMDRHPTSREGITCIACHRISEGYGKVSGRLAIVEGDIFDPVFGSLGNEILTEVTADDSGYSVNTERGKSGRSIHTDAKQLPQITTSAFCGACHDVNLVNGFRLEEAFSEYKAADAARNNISCQDCHMGLEPGKASGYATGPAAIVGGKPTRDRKRTNHMFAGPDYSIVHPGFFPHNVRAAEMATIREWLTFETEAGWGTDAFEDNIPAGFVFPERWTFADDRYDAREILNENQVLLDKIAEQRLTILRVGYVLGDVELEKSGPGGISFKVEVSNGTDGHNVPTGFDAERLVFLEVTVTDANGNVVFVSGDRDPNGDVRDLHSIYVHNGELPLDKYLFSLQSKFLTRMIRGGEREQVLAVNYSPDPLPFLRPSTRSTVLLGRPTGARKHRATIAPGDSQWPEYVVSRSDLIGSTPPYRAQIRLIAQMVPVNLVAEIQDVGFDYYMSPRTVATRVAEGAQVLWEREVMLSAQ